The nucleotide sequence TATACCTGTAACAAACTGCTGGGTTTCTAGTAACTGAAGCACTTCTTCGGTGGCCACATTACCCGTAGCCCCTTTTGCATAGGGACAACCCCCTAAACCTCCTACGC is from Pseudobdellovibrionaceae bacterium and encodes:
- a CDS encoding hydroxymethylglutaryl-CoA lyase (catalyzes the formation of acetoacetate and acetyl-CoA from 3-hydroxy-3-methylglutaryl-CoA), which encodes VGGLGGCPYAKGATGNVATEEVLQLLETQQFVTGINLSSIKEAAKFIKAEL